One window from the genome of Mauremys mutica isolate MM-2020 ecotype Southern chromosome 4, ASM2049712v1, whole genome shotgun sequence encodes:
- the TMX1 gene encoding thioredoxin-related transmembrane protein 1 isoform X2: protein MDRYAPWCPACQNLQPEWEKFAEWGEDLEINIAKVDVTEQPGLSGRFVITALPTIYHCKDGEFRRYQGQRTKNDFINFISDQEWKSVEPVSSWFGPCSVLMSSMSALFQLSMWIRNCHNYFTENVGMPVWGSYAIFALATLFSGLILGLIMVFLADCLCPSKRHRPQQHHYQKKLAPESARLLKKLDEEQEADEEDLSDDEAEDKELTDRNSSTNAVRQRPVNLAAATDKS from the exons ATGGACCG TTATGCTCCCTGGTGTCCTGCCTGTCAGAACTTGCAGCCTGAATGGGAAAAGTTTGCTGAATGGGGGGAAGATCTTGAAATTAACATTGCAAAAGTGGATGTCACAGAACAGCCAG GTCTGAGTGGGCGATTTGTCATAACGGCACTTCCCACTATCTATCA TTGTAAAGATGGAGAGTTTAGGAGGTACCAAGGCCAAAGAACTAAAAATGACTTCATAAATTTCATCAGTGACCAAGAATGGAAGTCTGTTGAACCAGTTTCTTCTTGGTTTGGTCCTTGCTCTGTCCT GATGAGCAGTATGTCTGCTTTGTTTCAGTTGTCCATGTGGATCAGG AATTGCCACAATTATTTTACAGAAAATGTTGGTATGCCAGTTTGGGGATCGTATGCTATTTTTGCATTGGCAACTCTGTTTTCAGGACTGATACTTGGACTT atcaTGGTATTTTTAGCAGACTGTCTCTGTCCATCCAAAAGGCACAGACCGCAGCAGCACCACTATCAAA AAAAATTAGCACCAGAATCAGCCCGGCTCTTGAAAAAACTAGATGAAGAACAAGAAGCAGATGAGGAGGATCTTTCAGATGATGAAGCAGAGGATAAAGAGTTAACAGACAGAAACTCTTCAACAAATGCTGTAAGACAGCGTCCTGTGAATCTTGCTGCTGCCACAGATAAATCATAA
- the TMX1 gene encoding thioredoxin-related transmembrane protein 1 isoform X1, translated as MAASVRRCAAAWLVPAAGLLALLAGPGALGKRSDVKTLTDETWRELLQGEWMIEFYAPWCPACQNLQPEWEKFAEWGEDLEINIAKVDVTEQPGLSGRFVITALPTIYHCKDGEFRRYQGQRTKNDFINFISDQEWKSVEPVSSWFGPCSVLMSSMSALFQLSMWIRNCHNYFTENVGMPVWGSYAIFALATLFSGLILGLIMVFLADCLCPSKRHRPQQHHYQKKLAPESARLLKKLDEEQEADEEDLSDDEAEDKELTDRNSSTNAVRQRPVNLAAATDKS; from the exons ATGGCGGCCTCCGTGAGGCGCTGCGCCGCGGCCTGGCTGGTCCCCGCGGCGGGGCTGCTGGCGCTGCTGGCCGGCCCGGGGGCGCTGGGCAAGCGGAGTGACGTGAAGACGCTGACGGACGAGACGTggcgggagctgctgcagggcgaGTGGATGATTGAATT TTATGCTCCCTGGTGTCCTGCCTGTCAGAACTTGCAGCCTGAATGGGAAAAGTTTGCTGAATGGGGGGAAGATCTTGAAATTAACATTGCAAAAGTGGATGTCACAGAACAGCCAG GTCTGAGTGGGCGATTTGTCATAACGGCACTTCCCACTATCTATCA TTGTAAAGATGGAGAGTTTAGGAGGTACCAAGGCCAAAGAACTAAAAATGACTTCATAAATTTCATCAGTGACCAAGAATGGAAGTCTGTTGAACCAGTTTCTTCTTGGTTTGGTCCTTGCTCTGTCCT GATGAGCAGTATGTCTGCTTTGTTTCAGTTGTCCATGTGGATCAGG AATTGCCACAATTATTTTACAGAAAATGTTGGTATGCCAGTTTGGGGATCGTATGCTATTTTTGCATTGGCAACTCTGTTTTCAGGACTGATACTTGGACTT atcaTGGTATTTTTAGCAGACTGTCTCTGTCCATCCAAAAGGCACAGACCGCAGCAGCACCACTATCAAA AAAAATTAGCACCAGAATCAGCCCGGCTCTTGAAAAAACTAGATGAAGAACAAGAAGCAGATGAGGAGGATCTTTCAGATGATGAAGCAGAGGATAAAGAGTTAACAGACAGAAACTCTTCAACAAATGCTGTAAGACAGCGTCCTGTGAATCTTGCTGCTGCCACAGATAAATCATAA